One window of the Hoplias malabaricus isolate fHopMal1 chromosome Y, fHopMal1.hap1, whole genome shotgun sequence genome contains the following:
- the bzw1a gene encoding eIF5-mimic protein 2-A — MNNQKQQKPTLTGQRFKTRKRDEKERFDPSQFQESIVQGLNQTGTDLDAVAKFLDASGAKLDYRRYAETLFDILVAGGMLAPGGTLSDDMTRTEYCLFTANEDLETMQAYAQVFNKLIRRYKYLEKGFEEEIKKLLLFLKGFTESERNKLAMLTGILLANGNISASILNSLFNENLVKEGVSAAFAVKLFKSWINEKDINSVAGSLRKVGMDNRLMELFPANKRSCEHFSKYFTDAGLKELSDFARNQQSIGARKELQKELQEQMSRGESLKDIIAYVREEMKKTNISEQTMIGIVWTSVMSSVEWNKKEELVTEQAIKHLKQYSPLLNAFTSQGLSELTLLLKIQEYCYDNIHFMKAFQKIVVLLYKADVLSEEAILKWYTEGHLAKGKSVFLEQMKKFVEWLKNAEEESESDEEEGD, encoded by the exons ATGAATAATCAAAAGCAGCAAAAGCCAACGCTAACCGGCCAGCGTTTTAAGACTCGGAAAAGAG ATGAAAAGGAGAGATTTGATCCTTCTCAGTTTCAAGAAAGTATTGTGCAAGGCTTGAACCAAACTGGCACAGATTTGGACGCGGTTGCTAAGTTCCTTGATGCCTCTGGTGCGAAGCTCGACTATCGCCGGTATGCAGAGACACTCTTCGACATCCTGGTGGCTGGCGGCATGCTTG CCCCAGGTGGGACCCTATCCGATGACATGACCCGTACTGAGTACTGTCTCTTCACTGCAAATGAGGACCTGGAGACAATGCAAGCTTATGCTCAG GTTTTTAACAAGCTGATCAGGCGGTACAAGTACCTGGAGAAAGGGTTCGAGGAGGAGATCAAGAAG ctgctgctgtttttaaaaGGTTTCACAGAGTCAGAGCGTAACAAGCTGGCCATGCTGACCGGCATCCTGCTGGCCAATGGCAACATTTCAGCATCCATCCTCAACAGCCTCTTCAACGAGAACCTGGTCAAAGAAG GTGTTTCTGCTGCCTTTGCTGTCAAACTGTTTAAATCATGGATCAACGAGAAGGACATCAACTCTGTCGCTGGCAGTCTCCGAAAAGTTGGCATGGACAACAGGCTGATG GAGCTGTTTCCGGCCAACAAGCGGAGCTGCGAGCACTTCTCCAAATACTTCACGGATGCGGGGCTGAAGGAGCTATCTGACTTTGCCCGAAACCAGCAGTCCATCGGCGCTCGAAaggagctccagaaagagcttcAGGAGCAGATGTCCCGTGGAGAGTCCCTCAAAGAT ATAATTGCGTACGTCCGCGAGGAGATGAAGAAGACCAACATCTCGGAGCAGACGATGATAGGCATTGTGTGGACAAGTGTCATGAGCTCTGTTGAGTGGAACAAGAAAGAGGAGCTCGTCACTGAACAAGCCATCAAACACTTGAAG CAATACAGCCCCCTGTTGAACGCATTCACATCCCAGGGCCTGTCTGAGCTCACCCTGCTTCTGAAGATCCAAGAGTACTGCTATGACAACATCCACTTCATGAAGGCCTTCCAGAAAATTGTGGTGCTGCTCTACAAAG ctgaTGTTCTGAGTGAGGAGGCCATTCTGAAGTGGTATACTGAGGGTCACCTGGCCAAAGGAAAGAGCGTCTTCCTGGAGCAGATGAAAAAGTTTGTGGAGTGGCTGAAGAATGCAGAAGAAG AATCTGAATCTGATGAAGAGGAGGGAGATTAA